A section of the Larus michahellis chromosome 1, bLarMic1.1, whole genome shotgun sequence genome encodes:
- the KCNE2 gene encoding potassium voltage-gated channel subfamily E member 2, with translation MAEMRNFTWAVEDIFKETFLTYMNSWRKNMTESANKLQAKVDAENFDYVILYLMVMIGMFSFIIVAILVSTVKSKRREHSNDPYHQYIVEDWGEKYKSQVLNREDLKCVIHENLGARDKATPGSP, from the coding sequence ATGGCCGAAATGCGAAACTTCACTTGGGCAGTTGAAGATATTTTCAAGGAAACCTTCCTCACTTACATGAACAGCTGGAGGAAAAACATGACGGAATCAGCGAATAAATTGCAAGCCAAGGTTGATGCTGAAAACTTTGACTATGTTATCCTTTATTTGATGGTGATGATTGGGATGTTCTCCTTCATTATTGTGGCGATCTTGGTGAGTACTGTGAAATCAAAGAGGCGAGAGCACTCCAATGACCCCTATCATCAGTACATCGTTGAGGACTGGGGCGAGAAGTATAAAAGCCAGGTTCTGAATCGAGAAGACCTCAAGTGTGTGATCCATGAAAATTTGGGTGCAAGGGACAAAGCGACCCCTGGATCACCTTAA